Proteins encoded together in one Dehalococcoidia bacterium window:
- a CDS encoding ABC transporter permease gives MLPLSKIRQNSIYSSQWLRQLVIGLILIFDSYAGLIHQSGLLVSFGLISGDLRWLLLSFEMFLGSIFLVRLILNNTKAGVKSLLIVTSPIVVVLIGFVILDLVLTGLSRSATINFNLSSIGLSGLYWSAVYLSVAIGLTLTYKVQHFANFAQAEMMLVGSYVALTLMWSDTFYPLATAPKDGIFDWSLLIWASIGAFFITGTIGLLFDRIVYKKLRDKMATSQVMMIASLGVSMVLRAFLFMRFSGASFRFVPDKDWRLTTSTIEVPTERLQLHLGENTDNPLLELVGSVNMYGFAYSKIILVVGIFSALLLLLILLHRTRFGRQMRAVADNADLAASSGINVERVYGSTAFISAGISGIGGALLAAILPINPELGLMLLLPAFAIIVLGSIGSIPGVIIGALIVGALRAISEPILIGAGNALDRPTASGFAEVTPFIFLIGLLLIAPSGIGNAVSNWNIERIRKKRSREISKPNSHGLSSLTSNYSLGSENTSIASVLAEGLFIAKGKMDLAINQFIYLAWKVPLSYLVALSAYLLVPKNYIVQNLQISVPKVHRGIKFSRDSNRGSWIMFFIFLLVLLCVVWLLPSVSSLTKTLQVARIMALVGIFGLAAFSLNLHTGITGMTNFGVIFFVGIGAVTVGLLTAPVETNGYGISPWLATVIAIIIASTAGWFLAYPTARLRMDYFAIVTIALGETLRISLQAEPLLRAGTVTTGIGISNYANPFDDWWNGFPSELTGNLLGLNGPAPYVVLLAIISITCLIGVWLLLSTILSSPWGRILRSIREDELVSQHHGHNILTHKAMSLALGAAIAALAGALWAWLNTNIWPDFMNPVRTTFLIWAAYIVGGRGNNRGMIIGAFLIVIVEFVFNILVVSRGGASLPFHDVTAYLDSIFAWLIQDVGGLIWSAQSIAEVFPRSNVLLSLPSLKLALVGLVIIVALLSSSKGLLPEVPSRPKRTKNRHEQATKNGVVDE, from the coding sequence ATGTTGCCCTTGAGTAAGATAAGGCAAAACTCGATTTATAGTTCGCAATGGTTACGCCAGCTTGTAATTGGGTTGATTCTTATTTTTGATTCTTATGCAGGATTGATACACCAGTCAGGATTGCTGGTGTCATTTGGTTTGATCAGTGGGGATCTAAGATGGCTACTACTATCATTCGAAATGTTTTTAGGTAGCATTTTTCTCGTCAGATTGATCCTCAACAACACTAAAGCTGGAGTAAAGAGCCTTTTAATCGTTACAAGTCCAATTGTGGTGGTTCTAATAGGATTTGTAATTCTAGATTTGGTACTCACTGGCCTAAGTAGATCAGCAACAATTAATTTTAACCTGTCATCAATTGGCTTAAGTGGCCTTTACTGGTCGGCGGTTTATTTAAGCGTAGCAATTGGATTAACTCTAACTTATAAAGTTCAACACTTTGCTAATTTTGCTCAGGCAGAAATGATGCTTGTTGGCTCCTACGTAGCTTTGACCTTAATGTGGTCAGATACTTTTTACCCTTTGGCTACTGCTCCGAAGGATGGAATATTTGACTGGAGCTTATTGATTTGGGCAAGTATTGGGGCATTTTTCATTACTGGAACTATTGGACTGCTATTTGATCGGATTGTTTATAAAAAACTTCGCGACAAAATGGCTACTTCTCAGGTAATGATGATAGCGTCCCTCGGCGTGTCAATGGTTCTTCGGGCATTTTTGTTTATGCGATTTAGTGGGGCATCCTTCCGGTTTGTTCCTGATAAAGATTGGCGACTTACAACGTCAACAATAGAAGTTCCCACAGAGCGATTGCAGCTCCATCTTGGTGAAAATACGGATAACCCACTTTTAGAACTAGTTGGCAGCGTGAATATGTATGGCTTTGCATACTCAAAGATCATACTTGTTGTAGGTATATTCTCAGCCTTACTACTGCTATTAATTCTATTGCACCGTACTCGATTTGGAAGGCAGATGCGCGCAGTAGCAGATAATGCGGATCTTGCGGCTTCAAGCGGAATAAACGTTGAACGTGTCTATGGCAGTACAGCTTTTATTTCGGCTGGAATTTCCGGAATAGGTGGCGCGCTCCTTGCGGCTATTTTACCTATTAACCCTGAACTTGGCCTCATGCTTTTACTGCCTGCATTTGCAATCATAGTTCTTGGTTCTATCGGATCGATACCTGGGGTAATAATAGGCGCATTAATCGTAGGTGCTCTGCGTGCTATATCTGAGCCAATATTGATAGGCGCCGGAAACGCCTTAGACCGCCCAACTGCAAGCGGATTTGCCGAAGTAACCCCATTTATATTTCTAATTGGGTTGCTCCTCATAGCTCCAAGCGGAATAGGAAATGCAGTCTCAAATTGGAATATAGAACGCATTAGGAAAAAACGCTCACGAGAAATATCAAAACCCAATTCTCATGGCTTAAGCAGTTTAACTAGTAATTACAGCCTCGGTAGCGAGAATACGTCGATTGCTTCAGTCCTTGCAGAAGGATTGTTTATAGCTAAAGGGAAAATGGACCTTGCGATAAACCAGTTCATATATTTAGCCTGGAAAGTGCCGCTAAGTTACTTGGTTGCACTATCAGCGTATTTGCTTGTACCTAAAAATTACATAGTCCAGAACTTACAAATATCTGTACCTAAGGTACATAGGGGAATCAAATTTTCGCGCGATTCTAATCGTGGCTCATGGATTATGTTTTTTATTTTCTTACTGGTTCTTCTTTGCGTGGTTTGGCTTCTTCCCAGTGTCAGTAGTCTTACGAAAACATTGCAAGTGGCACGTATTATGGCGCTTGTTGGTATTTTTGGATTAGCGGCATTTTCCTTAAATCTACATACCGGTATTACTGGGATGACCAATTTTGGGGTTATATTTTTTGTTGGTATCGGAGCTGTTACTGTAGGGTTACTCACGGCTCCTGTAGAAACTAATGGGTACGGAATTTCCCCATGGTTAGCGACTGTAATTGCTATCATAATTGCATCTACTGCAGGATGGTTCTTGGCATATCCTACTGCTAGGTTACGTATGGATTACTTTGCAATTGTTACAATCGCACTTGGTGAGACATTGCGTATTTCCTTACAGGCCGAACCCTTGCTACGCGCAGGTACTGTTACCACTGGGATAGGTATCTCGAATTACGCAAATCCTTTCGACGATTGGTGGAATGGCTTTCCTTCGGAGCTAACTGGAAATCTATTAGGGCTAAATGGGCCAGCTCCATATGTGGTCTTATTAGCTATTATTTCAATCACTTGTCTTATTGGAGTTTGGTTGCTTTTAAGTACTATTTTATCCTCTCCATGGGGCAGAATATTAAGGTCAATTCGAGAAGATGAGCTTGTAAGCCAGCATCATGGACACAATATTTTGACGCACAAAGCCATGAGCTTAGCATTGGGTGCAGCAATTGCTGCATTGGCAGGAGCTTTATGGGCGTGGTTGAACACCAATATATGGCCTGATTTTATGAACCCTGTACGAACGACTTTTCTGATTTGGGCTGCATATATCGTGGGTGGTCGCGGCAATAATCGTGGGATGATAATTGGTGCATTTTTGATAGTTATTGTGGAATTTGTTTTTAATATTTTGGTGGTTTCAAGGGGAGGGGCAAGTCTTCCATTTCATGATGTGACTGCTTACCTTGATAGCATTTTTGCATGGTTGATTCAGGATGTCGGAGGATTAATTTGGTCTGCACAGTCCATTGCGGAAGTTTTTCCGAGAAGTAACGTCCTATTATCATTGCCTTCCTTGAAACTTGCGCTCGTTGGTTTAGTAATTATTGTGGCTTTACTTTCGTCCTCTAAAGGGCTTTTGCCTGAAGTTCCAAGTCGGCCAAAACGCACCAAAAATAGGCATGAGCAAGCAACGAAGAATGGGGTTGTAGATGAATAA
- a CDS encoding ABC transporter substrate-binding protein: protein MKLRKTLIVALSAMMLASFAVACGEDPTPTPMPRPTATPTPAPQTVKIGLLSPVTGPIAQYAPGFEDAGKVAIEELNDTHSGKFVFELIIGDSGCNATQAATAAQTVIDSGVSAIAGAACSGATLGAIAVAAPAGVPMVSYASTSPAITNADDKGHLFRVVPSDAQQAIGLVSVASDAGAAKPAVLYMTNDYGSGLGDNFASNWSGDVCTSIGYDPAEGSYNASTLAQSVIDGGCDSVLLMSYATDGAAIMEALSAQGFTGKVIGADGVADAAFVDAFTDTDAVGGLIATRPRPGEKSDTKSSFEAAYKAAGGADGAIYTGETYDAIKIAAAAIISGGDILAALAKTGVDYAGASGTHTFDANGDVPGTGYEVCQFDGTTFSCPRIWTVDGGLATK, encoded by the coding sequence ATGAAATTACGAAAAACATTGATTGTCGCATTATCGGCAATGATGCTAGCTAGTTTTGCAGTTGCTTGCGGTGAGGACCCTACGCCTACGCCTATGCCTCGACCGACAGCTACGCCGACTCCCGCACCTCAGACAGTGAAAATTGGACTATTAAGCCCAGTCACTGGGCCTATAGCACAATACGCACCTGGCTTTGAGGACGCAGGGAAGGTCGCAATAGAAGAGCTTAACGATACCCACTCAGGGAAATTCGTTTTCGAATTGATAATAGGTGATTCAGGCTGTAATGCCACGCAGGCTGCGACAGCTGCACAGACTGTGATCGATAGCGGAGTATCCGCAATAGCTGGAGCTGCATGTTCAGGTGCAACACTTGGAGCGATTGCTGTGGCAGCCCCGGCAGGTGTGCCGATGGTATCGTACGCAAGTACATCACCAGCAATAACTAATGCTGATGACAAAGGACATCTTTTCCGAGTTGTTCCTAGTGATGCACAGCAAGCAATTGGATTAGTTTCGGTTGCTTCGGACGCTGGTGCTGCTAAGCCTGCAGTCTTGTACATGACTAATGATTATGGCTCAGGACTTGGTGATAATTTCGCTTCTAACTGGAGCGGAGATGTATGTACTTCAATTGGGTATGACCCAGCTGAAGGTTCCTACAATGCTTCTACTCTGGCCCAATCAGTGATTGACGGAGGATGTGACTCGGTTCTATTGATGTCCTACGCGACTGATGGAGCTGCAATCATGGAAGCATTATCGGCACAAGGGTTTACAGGAAAAGTTATTGGTGCTGATGGTGTAGCTGATGCTGCATTTGTAGACGCATTTACAGATACTGATGCAGTTGGAGGCTTAATCGCTACAAGGCCTCGACCAGGTGAAAAATCTGATACAAAATCCAGCTTTGAAGCTGCTTACAAAGCTGCTGGTGGCGCGGATGGAGCGATTTATACTGGTGAGACATACGACGCAATTAAGATAGCTGCAGCCGCGATTATTTCCGGAGGGGATATTTTGGCTGCTTTAGCGAAGACAGGTGTTGATTACGCTGGAGCTAGTGGAACTCACACATTTGATGCAAATGGAGACGTTCCTGGTACTGGCTACGAGGTATGCCAATTTGATGGCACAACTTTCTCCTGTCCACGAATCTGGACCGTAGATGGTGGTTTAGCCACAAAGTAA